One window of the Bos indicus x Bos taurus breed Angus x Brahman F1 hybrid chromosome 8, Bos_hybrid_MaternalHap_v2.0, whole genome shotgun sequence genome contains the following:
- the CKS2 gene encoding cyclin-dependent kinases regulatory subunit 2, producing the protein MAHKQIYYSDKYFDEHYEYRHVMLPRELSKQVPKTHLMSEEEWRRLGVQQSLGWVHYMIHEPEPHILLFRRPLPKDQQK; encoded by the exons ATGGCCCATAAGCAGATCTACTACTCGGACAAGTACTTCGATGAACACTACGAATACCG acatGTCATGTTACCCAGAGAACTTTCCAAACAAGTACCAAAAACCCATCTGATGTCTGAAGAGGAGTGGAGGAGACTTGGTGTCCAACAGAGTCTAGGCTGGGTTCATTACATGATTCATGAACCAG AACCACACATCCTTCTCTTTAGACGGCCTCTTCCAAAAGATCAACAAAAATGA